One genomic window of Mustela erminea isolate mMusErm1 chromosome 13, mMusErm1.Pri, whole genome shotgun sequence includes the following:
- the TIMM21 gene encoding mitochondrial import inner membrane translocase subunit Tim21: MICTWLRAAQCAERMRRSSGKRLFPPPLVLNRACLKTAPSLSWGLQERKRTGQPKCLLGVAQKTLWTQGQSAQRVGDDGSKQVSVHSERGETVVSTSQKVKEAGRDFTYLMVVLFGISITGGLFYAVFKELFSPWSPNKVYGKALEKCRSHPEVISVLGEPVKGYGEVTRRGRRQHVSFIEYVKDGLKHMRVKFYIQGPEPGKQGTVHLEVKENPESGEYEFRYIFVELEPFPRTIIIEDNRS, encoded by the exons ATGATTTGTACTTGGTTACGAGCTGCACAGTGTGCGGAGAGGATGCGCAGGTCGTCGGGGAAGCGGCTGTTCCCGCCACCCTTAGTGCTTAACAGAGCTTGCTTGAAGACTGCGCCCAGCTTGAGCTGGGGTCTGCAAGAGCGAAAGAGAACGGGGCAACCGAAGTGTCTCCTTGGAGTCGCCCAGAAGACCCTCTGGACGCAGGGGCAGAGTGCCCAGAGGGTAGGGGACGACGGCAGCAAACAGGTGTCTgtgcacagtgagagaggggaaacCGTCGTCTCCACGTCACAGAAAG TGAAAGAAGCCGGAAGAGACTTCACCTACTTGATGGTGGTGCTCTTTGGAATCAGTATCACAG GTGGCTTGTTTTACGCagttttcaaagaacttttttCTCCATGGAGTCCTAATAAGGTCTACGGGAAAGCCTTAGAAAAGTGCAGATCACACCCTGAG GTCATCAGCGTCTTGGGCGAGCCGGTGAAGGGCTACGGGGAGGTGACGCGCCGCGGGCGGAGGCAGCACGTCAG TTTCATTGAGTACGTGAAGGACGGGCTGAAGCACATGCGCGTGAAGTTCTACATCCAGGGCCCGGAGCCTGGGAAGCAGGGAACCGTGCACCTGGAAGTGAAGGAG aACCCAGAAAGTGGCGAGTATGAATTTCGGTACATATTTGTCGAACTCGAGCCCTTCCCCAGAACTATCATCATCGAAGATAATCGATCCTGA